The DNA segment ATATCCTCCACATTTTCTCAATGAATGTATAATTAACCTGATAATTTGCCATTCCTTCTCGTATCTTACTGTAGCAAATTGTTTTCATAACagacaatttaaattttaaatggaGCCCCACATTCTGATAAGTAGTTATAACGACATTCTACTACATGTACCATGAAACACTTTCCGTTAGAGCCATTGGTGTGATGTTCAGGAGTTTGGGtggttatttattgtttttgttatcattttaattctttAACTTTATTTTCATGTGAGATGAGTGGAAGTTTGCTTTTGAGAGAGTGTGCATGGTCTGAAGGACTGCGATTTTAAGCTAGTCAATGCCAGTTAAAAGTGAATTATATCTGCAAAGTTTAGGCTAGTTCATCCTGCAACTTAAGACTTATGTAGGAAATTTTACCAATTAGTTTCAATCCAATTAGAAATTGCCGAGGACAATTATTGGTCAAATTGATTAGTTTATCATGATAACTATTTTTCTTGCACCACGGCTGGATTCTGGAAGTTATTGAAACAGAAAAATATTGGTCATTACGGAATGTAATGGGTTTTGGATAACCACATTGCTTCAGTGCCTCAGTAGAGCATAAAATTCTCATTTAAATTACCTCACGGTTTCCTTGGGGGAGGGGAGGGTCTTGGTTTAACCTGCTCGATGATTTCCCAAATGTATTTTGTCCAATTGCTCGTTAACCACTATTCTTTTGGTTGCTCTTGACAGGCTGTTGCTGATATTATACGTACCACTATGGGTCCAAGATCAATGTTGAAAATGCTGCTTGATGCTGGAggaggtgattttgttgttcaTTTAACATGAACTATGTTTAGTGTTCAAGCATGATTCTGTAAAAGAATATTTCCCACTTGGAGATTGTTGAAGAACTTCTCTAATCATCATTCTTTGTTAGCTAATACTTTTTTTTGATAATTACAGGGATAGTAGTGACAAACGATGGCAATGCTATTCTTCGTGAATTAGACGTTGCGCACCCAGCAGCGAAGGCATTATTTCTTTGTTAATCTTTACGTTTTAAGTTGTTCAACTACGTTGTTTGATCTTACGTAAAGACATCTAAGAACTATGGCTCACAATTGCattatttctataataacacaGTTCGTCGATGGTTTGTTGTTCCTTCAGAGTTTTGTAACTGTGAAACCGATAGTATTTTTCATCTGGGTGTGGACTAGCAAGCACCTTGCTGAATTTGTATCACTTTACTGCACTCTGATCTGCCTTTTTTAAATGGTTGCAGTCAATGATTGAACTAAGCCGGACTCAGGATGAGGAGGTAGGAGATGGAACCACATCTGTCATTGTCCTTGGTATAGATTGATATTACTTTTATTCAGTTTATTTTCTCACGATTTTTCTTAAGTTTTGAGAGCCAATTTTCATTCTGAATTTCTGATGAATTATAGTTGTGCATTTGCTGCAGATATACTGTGTATGTGCATTTTTTGTGCATGTTGTAGGGTGTATGAATTTGCACTGCTGAATATATTTTGACATGCTATCGGACTGAGCACTGTTTCTATGTTCTTGTGAAGTGTGTGTGATGTGTATCACTGTCTGCCGTATGCATATGAGCATTCTTATGGTGGTTGCTTATAGCTGAGAGAATTCTTGTTTATGGCAACTATGAATAAATGATCATGGATTTTTCATTGATTAACATGAGAGTCTTCACTCAATTTTAACTTACTATAATGCATTGATTTACGTTCTCGTTTTGTTCTGATGTGATTATTGTGCTTTCCGTTATTATTTTAACTAACTTATTTTCtgtaatttatttattgtaGCCGGTGAGATGCTCCATGTTGCTGAAGCATTCATCGATAAGAACTATCATCCCACTGTCATATGTCGAGGTAGTATTAGTTACTCTTTAATATTCAATATTGCAGCTCTTGAGATTATGTATGTGGATGATTAAAGTTCCCTTCCATTGTGCTGCAGCATATAATAAAGCCCTAGAGGATGCTGTTTCCGTGCTTGACAAAATTGCATTGACTGTAGATGTCAATGACCGTAAGTTTATTGCTTTTTTTTTCCTTGCATCCTGTACCTCATGTTTGACTATTGTTTATTTTCTAGTGGTATGTTAAGTCCGTTTACCGGAGTATTTTGGTTGTGTGCATGTTTAGTGAGGCAACACTTTGTGAACCCAACTTttgatttataattttagaattGGCTACTACATTCagatattatcttaaaatgctATTAGCAGGATATGTTTTCTTTGTTTCTTGCAAATAtgatgtttgtttgttttttttttcaatgtaCGAGTGATAACACCGTGCATAATTCTGTATTTCTATTGGAAATAGTAAGCTTGTTAATTTTGTTTCGGTGAACCAAATCTAATCTGAATCCCTAATTTTTAGAAAATCATAATCCAATACTTTACCTACTCTTTAGTTTGATTTCAATTTTCACTTATTCTTTTGTTCCACCGGGTCAATTAACCAAGCAATGAACACCCGTCCTTGAATCAGACAAGCTGAAGTTTTAATCCAAGCTAGGTTCAAGATGGCTAATTGAAAGGTTTTAATGAATCACTTAGCAATATAACTAATGATTAGGTAGTACTACTGTTTTTCTTCCTTTGTTTGTTCTTCTGGCTCTTATACTGATATGTTTTTCACGTGGCAGGCTCAACTATGTTAGGGCTTGTTAAGAGTTGTATTGGCACAAAGTTTACCAGTCAATTTGGAGATTTAATCGCCgtaagtattttatgatttgcaATTTATCAACCCTTCAACAACAATATGGCTGTTCCTCTGGTCCTCTCCTTTTATTTCCATTCCACTATTTGTACgtttatttttataatgatTTAGACATGCCTATGGATAGGAAATTATGAGATAATATCAAATATAGGTCACTCTTTGAGTATACCTGAACAAAGATCTTACAGAAATTTTATTTGGTTCATTATTAATTGAAAAGCGGCATATACCAAGTTGAAAGcataattataatttatcaaAGACAAGATTGAGCTTCCAAATTGAttcttgatatgttttgttcgTTCGTTCGTTTTCCCTTTTCCTGTAAGTTTGGTTGGAAGGATGTCTTATCCTCCGTTTGTACATTTTACATTTAAACTTATTATCATTGATGAAACTATGTTTattaaaaaagaataaaaaattatgtGTGTTAAAATGAATGTTTGTTTCGTGACTAGTCTACATAGAACGAATTAGTGGACAATCTAGTAAATTTTGAGAAACACTCAAAAATAGTTTAAttagttttattatatttttcaaaGGAGGGCTCCGAACATTATTTGATATCTTTATATGTATTGCAGCTGCCCGTTCAAGTTTTTTAGGTAatgcttaacttaattttttaaagaaGCTTGTCACAAGGATTTGTAAACAACTGCAAGTTCAAGAGTTAAACTGAAAGTGAAATATATGAACTTATGCAATATCTGCATAAGATCAAGTTTAATCCATTTTAAGGTggtaaaatttgtaataccatGATGTATTAGGCTATTAGCTACCTTACGTAGAATGATAATCACTAGTTCCTACTTTAAGGATAGGTCCACATAACGCTTAACGCCATAGCATAATTTCCAGGAGAACTGTTAAAAATAGTGATTTGCTACCACTATTTTGATAGCACACTTTTGATAGTAAATGTGACTGTTGCCGAGACTGGGTTCGGAAAAGCATAAACATAATTTTAAAGTAGTAGAATCCAAGTAGGAGGCTGGTTAGAAATTGGGCAGAGGGTCCACGTAATGGGTCTAGACTGAAGTAGGACTGTATCGGGCGTAGTTTGGAACTATTCCATCGGAAGGCCAGGTTGATCTTGTATCATGGTTCCTAGCACTAACAATATGTATGCATCAAATTGTCCCCTAACCTAGACCCTAGTAAAATTATGTTTAAATTGCATTTATTATTGGAACTTGATTATAGAAATTACAACTTTGTGAAGATTTTTACAAAGCTTTTGAATGCATGGGGTGTTGGTTACATGGTTATCAGAATTGTAATCGGGTTGTTCCATGCTAACTGCTCAGGACTTAGCAATTGATGCAACAACCATTGTTGGTGTTGATCTTGGCGAAGGATTGCGTGAGGTGGATATAAAAAAGTACATCAAAGTAGAGAAGGTTCCTGGTGGTCAGTTGGAGGACTCAAATGTTTTAAAAGGAGTAATGATTAACAAGGATGTTGTCGCTCCtggaaaaatgaaaagaaaaatacTGAATCCTAGAATTATTCTACTTGATTGCCCTCTTGAGTACAAGAAAGGCGAGAACCAAACCAATGCTGAATTGCTGAGGGAAGAAGATTGGAGTGTATTGCTTAAAATGGAAGAGGAGTATATTGAGAGCCTATGTGTGCAGATACTAAAGTTCAAACCAGATTTAGTGATAACTGAAAAGGGCCTCAGCGATCTGGCTTGCCATTATCTTAGCAAAGCTGGTGTCAGTGCAATCCGAAGGTTAAGAAAGACTGACAATAACAGAATCGCCAAGGCATGTGGTGCAGTTATTGTTAATAGACCTGATGAGTTGCAAGAATCTGATGTTGGTACTGGTGCTGGACTGTTTGAGGTGAGGAAAATTGGGGATGAGTTCTTTGCCTTCATTGTCGACTGCATGAATCCAAAAGCATGCACTGTACTTTTGAGGGGTGCCAGCAAGGATCTTCTGAATGAAGTGGAAAGAAATTTGCAGGTATCTGTCAGATTTTATGCCCATTGTGATTCTATGGTTGATTTTCTGATTTAAACTATGACTGTACACAGGATGCTATGTCTGTAGCtagaaatataattaaaaatccaaaACTTGTTCCTGGTGGAGGTGCTACGGAGCTGACTGTGTCAGCTATGTTAAAACAAAAGAGTTCTTCAATTGAAGGCATAGAAAAGGTGATCAGTTTCTTCCCTGTACTTCTCAGGTTGTGTCTATGTTAATTTTGTCGGTCGTTAATCCTCAACTTAGATTATGGCCATTTGAAGAGCATGTATCAACTTCATAACATAAAATGTCATCTGGATGGATATGGGTTTTTCAGATTCCGCTTCTATACTAGATTGGAACATTATCATTTTTCAACTTTGTTTTGGCTGCATAACAGACAAGTTTTTCACAAGCATTGCAAACAAGTTGGTCTGCTCGAATGTTTTTCGAGTTCATACATATGAACAACTAGTTCATGTAATTGATGATATAAACCCCCCAAGTATTCTTTCTTAATTCAATTTTGCGAATGACTTGCAAGATCTGATTGTGAGTTACTAAATGGTCAAATGAACTTCATATTCGTaattattgttttaaaataaCCAACTAATTCCTATCGGGATTTGAAATTctgttgtaatattttttatttgtgatTACAATATTTGTGCTATTGGTTCACTCAAAACAATCAAATGATAGTGGGAATTCTCTGTGTATACGAACCCACTGCATTGACGATCAAGATTAGCATCTCTCTCAATCTTATGTTTGCATGATGAAGCATGCTTTGCAGCTAACTGTGCATCTTTACCTTATCTTAATTACAGAAATTTAAAATCTAGTTTTATACATCATTATGAACAGTGGCCTTATGAAGCAGCAGCAGTAGCTTTTGAGGCTATTCCAAGAACTTTGGCTCAGAACTGTGGTGTCAATGTGATTAGGACTATGACTGCCTTACAAGGAAAGGTGAAATTTCCTTCATATCCTGCATTCTCGAATCTGGGAAGAAGCTATTCGTATGtttgttatttatttgtttttatccTTTTAGCATGCAAATGGTGAGAATGCGTGGATTGGAATAGATGGAAATACTGGTGATGTTGCTGATATGAAAGAGCGGAAGGTGTGAATTTTGAGAATAACCTTCCCTTGATGTTCATTTTATCAAATATTTTCCAATTGTAAATTCATTTTGATGGTATACTGTATGTTAGATATGGGATTCCTACACTGTGAAGGCACAAGCATTCAAGACAGCCATTGAAGCCGCTTGCATGCTTTTGAGAATCGACGACATAGTTAGTGGGATCAAGAAGAAGCAGGCTCCAGGAGCTGGCCAGGCTCCATCAAAGCCGAAAATCGAGGAAGAGGGTGATGCGGATAATGAGCAGATGATTCCTGAGTGAGAGTAAATGCCAGCTTAGCGTGTAGGGGATTCTGTGTTTTGTTATCAACTGGTGTTGGTTGCAAGTGGATTTTAATTCTTTCGGCCCTTTatcaaggttttttttttttttttttttttttggtttggtttggtttggtttgtGGTTTATTTGAATCCAAAAGATTTTGGGGGGCTTTATTCCATTTCTTGATGGAATTTTGACCAGTCTATCGGTCCTTTTTCCCTCGAAATTTTAGAGGGTCGAGAATTTGGAGGGTTAAAGCCCCAACGATATTGGTACAAACGTATCTGACCTCTGAAACAATAGATGCATCCAAAGAATGTTAGTATGTTTATGACCAGCCTTAAGCACGTCCTTAGTTATTACACACTCATAAAAGCAACTTTATTTAATTCTAGGGATCCGATGACGGAGAATAGTAAGCAAATGtataaaattactaaaataacGATGCATCAAAATTCCTAAAATTAAAacttcatatatattatttctgtTTAGTAAGATTGAAGTTTACATTAAACTAGATTAGCCGTCTTTTCTGTTACAAATAACTTATGAACACTTTATAATCATCTGTCGATCCTAAGCTTATTACAAAGATGCCCGAGTTCAGGCCTTGAATCCCGTATCTCTTGTAGATGTGCTGTGGATATAGGATCTAAATGCGATCAAGAAGAAGAATCGCCTATAGAACAATCAGAAAGAGAGCTGATTTATCAGACTATAGTTCGGGATCCAACCACAATTTACAGTCGATTCAGCTTCAAGCATATGGAGTTTTGAATTACGGACGATGATAATAAGGAAAATGAGACCAACCTTAGGGCCTTAACACCCATATCCATGAGGTGTGCTCGTTGTTCATCATTATAAACCATATCCATGATATATTGTACAATATATCGTCTCTCAAATCTCCTGCCCCTGCACACCTTTAAAGGGAGGAAAGAACTGAACCACAAGAggaatatattttttcatatatagGACACGAGAAACCACAAGAAGAATAATAACAATGATGAATCTGTAAATTTGTAGGATAGCTACCGAAACTAAATATCATGGTTGTGCTTGTTCACCTCCAACCAAATGTTGACCTCTTCTAGGCGACCATAAGTGTCTCCCACATGGCAATGACTTGGCTAATCAACCAACATTCACTACCTTCTACCCTCCCGTTCCATTTAGCATCCACACCTATGGAGATTTGCATGCTGTGGTAATTCCTAATCGGTAtctatattttcaacaaaaataaatgCCAATATACACACCAACAGCTATAGTTTGCAAATATGTCACTACATCTTCATCAGAATGCCTACCCATCCTCTGTACACCATCTTCTAGGATAGTAAACGAGGTCGTAGAAAGGGAGGATGCATCACATATTGATTAAACATATGTTAATACCAGTAGCGTTGCAAACATAAAATCATCTTCTCACGACACCTAATAATTACATCTCTTTTATACACAATAATGATCACGTACCTATCTATAACCGAGTCGACATCAACCTTCCTCTCAGGGCCACGAACAAGAATAGTCACCCATTCTCCGTGCTGCGTCATCAGAACTCACATTTTCTTCAACAGAAGTCTGGGGGTATGAACTTTCGATCAATGATCGCGGTACAAGTGATGTTGGCATCGCTGCTTCGAGTCTAATGCAAATGATGGCCATAGCGTACTCAACCCCGCCAAACCCTGCAGTGCTGTTAAGCAAAACAAAAAGGAACATTTAAAAGTGGCTTTAGTGTCCCTGATTATTATCAAGATGTCAGATGCAAGAAGGGATGTCTGTCATGTGCAAATTTCAGAACCAGTTGGTTATTTTAACAAATTTTGTGTAAAATGAAAATAGTTCATGCAACATCAAAAGCTGTCGAAATATAATACGTGGTTAATGAGAGCAAAATAGTATAGAGGCTTCGGCACAAAACAAATAACAAACTTTTAACATGATTTTCCCAATTTCAAATTATAAAGTAGCTATATCATGGATGTAACACTTGGCCATAGTTTTACCAATTTGAATATCTTTCTCTAGTTAACGGGATCCTCCTATACGAGATATTGTAACCTTTCATGCGCCAGAGCTGCACATACCTCAGCAGGAGCCTTTACATCACCAACAAAAATATTCTCCCAATACCCTATATATGACACTGGCTTGTTCTAATGCAGGGTTATATTCTTCACGGTGTAAAAGCATCCGACCACCAGAACGTGTAATCTCAGATATGATATCCTCTTTCAAGCGTGCCTCTAGGTGTTCGACCTGTGAAATAAGACAGTATTTAGGTAGTATTTtggagagcttctaggaagcacttctcaactttttcttaacaaaattttgaaactttgtaaaattttgttaaagaaaGGCTGAAAAGTGCTTTATAGAAATTCTACCAAACACTACTTTAGTATGTGTAACTTCGTCAGCCATATTATATTTTGAACCATACTTTGAATTGATGGCATACCACTGAACCTGTAAGTCCTATGTGTTTGAGAGTATCGAGAGGCTTATCTAATTCCCTAATTACAAAAGGAATATTGTTCATATAAACCACAGCTTCTtcattggtttatcaattttccaaaaaaagtATTTACTTgtttggcaattcaaacatcccTATGacctaaatatttttttatccaaGGCCATCCTAGTACACAAACCTATTGTGCACACGCTGCACGATCACCTAAACCTGGTATAAATCAGATGGCTCATTCTGTGTTATAAGACTTCCAGTTCATTGTGTAAAGAAACATCTAGGTACATTGTGGACATGCCCGTGATCCACGGATTTGTATGTGCCTCGATGTCCTTTTTTCTTTTAAGAATAGAACCTTTCCCCAAAACAGAACCATTACGATCCTTCACAATTGCTTCCATGACAGCATCTCCATGTTGAGATTCATAAGGAGCTCTCAACTCCTCCTACATTCAAAAGTAACATCTATCGGAAGGTAgagaaaaacataaaacattcaGTGAATACGGGTGAAAAGATTACAGGAACAGAAAAGAACCGCCCAGGCCTCAGTCTGATTGACCATTTCATTGCTTGAACCTCTGGTTTTTGATGTAACCGACTCTTAAAGGTTTTTTTTGGCTCTCCATCTTCGCAAAATCCATCAAATGCTTCATTTCCTATGTATGCTGAAAATGGAATTAACCGAAAATAACGCTCCAAGTACTCAGCACCGCGATTTAGTGCCACCTTTCTTTCTCTTGgttccacatgttgctgattaAATGACTTTCTGTATTGTAAGACGTCTTGCCGTATGTTCTGCAAAACCGAACACTGATCGATTATAACATCTAAAGCTTTTCGGCATTCCACCCCATTGTCAAATAATCTTGTAATCTTCCACAAAAATAGGATGTCATTTATAAGAACATCGAGTTTGATATTGCATacaatgattttatgaaaacGCGCAGTTTTTGGACGAGAGATACACTTGATCGATGGACTCGAGCATATTGTCCAAAGACTCGTTACAATATTATGGCGACAAACGGGGTTGAATCGATCAATGCTAGACTACCTGAAGAGAGAAAGCTTCCAATCATTGCGCTTTTAGATTCTTTGCGGAGACTGGCTTATCTTGGTTTGCCCGATATCGCCATGCATCAATTACACCTAACACTAATTTGACCCCTGCCATCAAGGGGATTCTTCGTAGGAGATGATGCCCAGGGAATGCAAGTTTTTGAATTGAGACGTCTTGAGTTTGATGTTAGGAGCGATCAACATTCGACCATAGTGGAACTATATTAAAAAAGATGCACGTGCCGAGTTTTTGATATTGATAGAATCTCATGTGCTCGTGTCATTGCAGCCAGTTGGTTAGCCAAGATTGATTTATATGAAATGTGTTGAGAGTACTATTCTACGATGACATGGTGCATGGTTTACTCAGATGTTGTGTATCCCGTTCCTGAAAAAAGTGAATGACCACGTAACATGAATTTTTCAGTGGTCCTACCTCCTTGTTTAGAAAAGAGACTTGGCAGAAGAAAACAGAAGAGAATTCCTTCAATTGGTGAATTCAGCAGAAGGTAGAAGCACATTCAGCATTGGTACCAGGAGCAACAAGGGAAACTAGTggattcatatattaaaacatgtacgattatagaacatacttgtgaaattagcggattcatatattaaaacatgtacgattataaAACATACTTGTGAAATTAGCGGATTCATttgttaaaacatgtacgattatagaacatacttgtgaaattagcggattcatatgttaaaacatgtaggattatagaacatacttgtgaaattaatggattcatatattaaaacatgtacgattatagaACATACTTGTGAAATTAGCGGATTCATTTGTTAAAATATGTACGAATATAAAACATACTTGTGAAATTAggggattcatatgttaaaacatgtacgattatagaacatacttgtgaaattaggggattcatatgttaaaacatgtacgattatagaACATACTTGTGAAATTAGGGGATTCATAagttaaaacatgtacgattatagaacatacttgtgaaattagcggattcatatgttaaaacatgtacgattgtagaacatacttgtgaaattagcggattcatatgttaaacatgtacgattatagaacatacttgtgaaattagtggattcatatgctaaaatatatacgattatagaacatacttgtgaaattatcagatttatttgtaaaaatatgtacgattatagaacatacttgtgaaattagcggattcatatgttaaaacatgtacgattatagaACATACTTGTGAAATTATCGGATTCATTTGTTAAAATATGTACGATTATACAACATACTTGTGAAATTAGCggatttatatgttaaaaaatgtacgattatagaacatacttgtgaaattagtagattcatatgttaaaacatgtacgattatcAGTCAACATTGGtcaaaattatgtaattatgtttcaaaattatttaattatcgctcaaacttgtgaaattagtggattcatatgttaaaacatgtatcattaggCCATCTCCAATCACAAACACCATTTTGGTGCAAGTTCTGCACTAAAATAGCGTAATTTCTGCACCAAACACTACATCCATCTCCAACCCATTTACGT comes from the Henckelia pumila isolate YLH828 chromosome 1, ASM3356847v2, whole genome shotgun sequence genome and includes:
- the LOC140888258 gene encoding T-complex protein 1 subunit gamma → MNAPVLVLKDSLKRESGSKVHHANIQASKAVADIIRTTMGPRSMLKMLLDAGGGIVVTNDGNAILRELDVAHPAAKSMIELSRTQDEEVGDGTTSVIVLAGEMLHVAEAFIDKNYHPTVICRAYNKALEDAVSVLDKIALTVDVNDRSTMLGLVKSCIGTKFTSQFGDLIADLAIDATTIVGVDLGEGLREVDIKKYIKVEKVPGGQLEDSNVLKGVMINKDVVAPGKMKRKILNPRIILLDCPLEYKKGENQTNAELLREEDWSVLLKMEEEYIESLCVQILKFKPDLVITEKGLSDLACHYLSKAGVSAIRRLRKTDNNRIAKACGAVIVNRPDELQESDVGTGAGLFEVRKIGDEFFAFIVDCMNPKACTVLLRGASKDLLNEVERNLQDAMSVARNIIKNPKLVPGGGATELTVSAMLKQKSSSIEGIEKWPYEAAAVAFEAIPRTLAQNCGVNVIRTMTALQGKHANGENAWIGIDGNTGDVADMKERKIWDSYTVKAQAFKTAIEAACMLLRIDDIVSGIKKKQAPGAGQAPSKPKIEEEGDADNEQMIPE